A window of the Paenibacillus woosongensis genome harbors these coding sequences:
- a CDS encoding aldo/keto reductase, with translation MNHIQSMVTLSNGRQMPWLGLGVYKMSEGQEVIASIEAAIRNGYRSIDTAALYQNEEGVGQAIKASGISREELFITTKVWNSDQGYDSTLKAFDASMSKLGLDYLDLYLIHWPVKGKYKETWKALEQLHKDGRVRSIGVSNFQVHHLEDLLADAVVRPVVNQVELHPLLSQVELREYCKSQGIQIEAWSPLAQGKLLDNELLKAIGAKYGKSTAQVIIRWDLQHGIVTIPKSSNPERIVENANVFDFELTAEEMKQIDGLNQDQRVGPDPDHFDF, from the coding sequence ATGAATCACATTCAATCTATGGTTACCTTGTCCAATGGAAGACAAATGCCGTGGCTGGGCCTCGGTGTCTATAAGATGAGTGAAGGCCAGGAGGTCATTGCTTCTATAGAAGCTGCCATCCGCAACGGTTATAGAAGCATTGACACTGCTGCTTTATACCAGAATGAAGAAGGGGTAGGCCAAGCGATTAAAGCATCCGGCATTTCCCGCGAAGAACTGTTTATTACTACGAAGGTCTGGAACTCCGATCAAGGCTACGATAGTACGCTGAAGGCTTTTGACGCGAGCATGAGTAAGCTTGGCCTCGATTATCTAGATCTCTATTTGATTCATTGGCCAGTCAAGGGCAAATATAAAGAAACGTGGAAAGCGCTTGAGCAGCTACATAAGGACGGGCGTGTTCGCTCTATTGGCGTATCGAACTTCCAGGTTCATCATTTGGAAGACCTGCTGGCAGACGCAGTGGTAAGACCGGTAGTCAATCAGGTTGAGCTGCATCCGCTGCTTAGCCAAGTGGAGTTGAGGGAATACTGCAAGTCACAAGGAATCCAAATCGAAGCCTGGTCCCCTCTTGCCCAAGGCAAACTTCTAGATAACGAATTACTGAAGGCTATCGGGGCAAAATACGGCAAATCAACGGCTCAGGTTATTATCCGGTGGGATCTGCAACATGGCATTGTAACCATTCCAAAATCATCTAATCCAGAACGGATTGTTGAAAATGCTAATGTTTTTGATTTCGAATTGACTGCAGAGGAAATGAAGCAAATTGACGGCCTGAATCAAGATCAGCGCGTTGGTCCTGATCCGGATCATTTCGATTTCTAA